TGCTTGTCGCAAGTTCTGACATTTGTTCGACAATTGATTTCAGTTCTTTCATGCGATGTGACGTGCCATTCATCGCCGCCGAAATTTCATTGGCGACCGAGCTTTGTTCTTCCGTCGCAACAGCAATGGATTGCACCGTATCCTGAACCGTGACGACCTCGGTCACGATGCCGCGTACGGCCTCGGCTGATTCTGAAATTTCTTCAAGCATCGCATTAATACGCTGGCTTATATCACTGGTTGCTTTTTGAGTTTGATTTGCCAGAACCTTGACCTCGTTTGCCACAACGGCAAAACCTTTGCCTGCTTCACCGGCACGTGCGGCCTCGATTGTGGCATTAAGGGCCAGAAGGTTTGTCTGTTCGGCAATGTCAGAAATAAGCCGCACAACATCGCGAATGGCCGCAGATGTCGTATTAAGCTGTTCAACCTTGTTGGCGGCTTCATTGGCACTGCTGGCGGCAGATGTGGATTTTTCGGCAACTGCGCCGACTTTATCGGCGACTTCGGCAATAGCATGGTCAAGCCGGCTGGCATTTTCGGCGGCCACCCGCACATCCTCGTCGGTTGACCCTACCCCGCTGCTAACCGTCAAGCCCTGCTGGGCGGCGTTTTCCGATGTCTGGATAACGCTTTTGGCCTGGGAAGCAAGCTGCTCAGCAGTGCGGTTAAGCTTTTCACTTAATGCACCAACTTCGGTTTCAAACTGGTCAGCAACCTTTAGCAATATCTGGCGTTGCTGGCGTTCAACATCACGTTTGAAAGCTTCCTGTTCGGCCTTATAACGTTCATTTTCAACAGCGTAGCCGCAAAACTTGGCAACACAGCGAGACAATCGGGCGATTTCATCGCTGCCAGTGCGCGCCTTGACCTTCACATTAACCTGACCCATGGCAAGATGATCAAGGGCTTCGACCATTTCCTCAAACGGTTTGGCAAGACGAAATGTGGTAAACCACCAGCCAATGGTCAGCGCAATAACCGCCAGAATGGTTATGGTTAAAGAAGCGATGAATTCTTCGAGCACGCGACTTTGATAGGATTTGATATCCTGATCAATCAGGGCGGCCATGGCGGCCCCTGCCCTTAAAGCCAGATCAATATTGGAACTGGCGGCTGCAAACCAGTCCGACGATGACATGGGATAGGCGTTACCCGCAACCCCGGCAGCCATGATCTTTTCACGCATGGGGTTGAAATCATCGGTGTAACCTTTTAGCGCTGTTGAGACCACAGCATTGATATCGGACGGTAAACCTTTACGAAGAAAAGAAATTTCTGCCTGTGTAGCCTCGATCGTACCGTGAAATTCGCCAAGGTTGGATATCTGCTCGCCTGATAATTTTCCGCCACCACCAATAATACCCGCAAAATAACCGCGTTCCCGACCGGCGAATTCAGCCCATTTCCAAAGCCGGTCACGAAGCTGTACCGACTGGATGATTTCACGTGGCAGATCCGATAGCAGGTTCAATTCTGCCTCGTTACGCAAAACGGCCGATGCCATGATCAAATCGGTCGTCGCCCCAAACCAGCGCGCAGCAAGTTCACCATTGGCGGGCAAGGTATTGGTTGCAAACATTTTATCGGCGTCGGCGCGCAAATATTCGACAATGCCCATCGCCTTGTCATATCGCGTCAGGTCAAGGCCGTCACCAGGCAGCAATGCAAGGGCGGATTGCGCGCTGTCATTACCCAATTTACGTTTTTCCTGGATGGCTTTAACTGCATCAGCCGTGGCCTTGCTTTTAGCCCCGATAATGCCGGCCGTCATGCCGCGTTCAACGGCCCAGGACCCGGCCGCGCGAATAAAATCGTCTGCGGCCTGGTTAATCGTCGCTGCACGTTCTGTTTCCTGATAGATCGCCCAGCTTGTAGCTGCATCCCACAGAGACTTGGCAATCAGCCCGGCCCCCAACACACCAACAACGCACAAAATCTTTCCACGCAGGGATAATTCCATCACGTGATCCCCCAAAGATCGGCCTGAATTAATGGTGGTTACAATTCACCATTAATTCAATCTTTGGTGTCTTTTCGCAATTACAATAGGCAAACATTAGATGAGGTGAATTTTTATGCACCCCCCCTAACCTGCTGCGGTTGCGCCATAAATCATACGGAAAATGCTGACGCAGCCCATAACAACGCCACGCGTGATTGAAATACCAAACGGTCAGGCGTTACGACCGCCATCAGCCGGTTTTTCAACAATCACTTCATGATCAAGCAATGGTGCAACATCGATATCGCCGGCATCCATCATGGTTGAAACACGCTGAAGGGCGGCAACAAGGAAACTTTGTTCCCATTCCTCAAGGTCGTTGAACTTTTCGGAAAACCGGTCATGCAGGGCCATGGGCGCGCGGGCAAGAACATCGTGTGCCGCATCCGTCAGCCGGACATAGACTTTGCGCTTGTCCGAATGGCCGCGTGCCCGCTGCACCAGCCCCATGGACTGCAATTTATCGACAAGCGCCGTGGTTGATGCCTGGGCCAGATTTACCTTGGCGGCAATTTCACCCACCGTCATTTCACCGGAATCATCAAGGGACTGCAACACCAGTAATTGCGATGTTTTCAGACCGGCAAGTTTACCCAGGCGCTTGGCGTGAATGTCGCTGGCGCGAAGGATGCGGCGAATTGAAATCAGGGCGTCGTGCAACTTGTCCATATGCGCGTCCGAAAAAGACGTTGTACCTGTTTTACTTATACGGCCCAAGGCACTGAAACACAACGGAATTTGGCAAAACCCATCGGAAATACATGAGAATTTATATCGAATACTATACTTTTATGACAGTCGAAAATTTTGAAATTCAATTTGTTCCAGGATGCGGAATAAATATATTTATCGTTAATTTTCAATATATTGATCAATAACAGCGCAGAAATTCGCAGGAGGCTGTTGATTAAAATATATCGATAATCTATGTTTCTTCTCATTCATCTAGATCGATTGACGAAACAATTAGGCAGATAGAACGATGAAAGTTGCCACAAGCGACGGCAAGTTAAACCGCAAAGCCAACCTGGTAATTCGTAAACCAAAGTCCACAGACGGGGCCGCGGTGAACGAATTGATTGCAGATTGCAAGCCGCTTGATGAGAACTCTGTTTACTGCAACCTGCTTCAATGCTCGCATTTTGCACCGACCTGCGCCCTTGCTGAACTCGATGGTGAAGTTGTCGGGTTTGTTTCAGGCTATCTTGTGCCTGAAACGCCGGAACGCCTTTTCATCTGGCAGGTGGCTGTATCGCCCAAGGCGCGCGGCCTGAAACTTGGCAAGCGGATGATCCTCGATATTCTTGATCGTCCGGTGTGCCATGATGTGACCGAGCTTCACACGACGATTACTACGTCCAATGCCCCGTCGCAGGGTGTGTTCCGCTCTGTTGCGCGCGAGCTGGAAACCGATGTTAACCGCAAGGTTCTGTTTGAACGTGAAAAGCATTTTGATGGCGCAGCAGCCAGCGAAATCCTCTGGCAGATCGGCCCGTTTGAACGTGTCGATGTTGAACGCGTTGCCGCCTGAATTTCACCTTCAATGACCTGTGAAAAAACGCCGAAATTCCGGAACAAAACCGGACCTTCGGCGTTTGATTTGACAGACGGAATTTTTATTTTCTCCCCAAATGAAAGAGAGAATTATGACTGTATTTGATCGCCTTGAATCGGAAGTTCAGAGCTATGCCCGCTCCTTCCCTGTGACCTTCAAAAAAGCAGAAGGCGCCTGGCTGACCGATACGGATGGAAAACGCTATCTGGACTTTCTGGCCGGTGCCGGCAGCCTGAATTATGGCCATAACAACCCGATCCTGCAGGAACGCCTGGTTGACTATATCAAGGCAAACGGGATCACGCATGGCCTGGACATGCATAGCTGCGCCAAGGAAGAATTCCTGAACGCGATGGAGAGCAAAATCTTCAAGCCGCGTAATATGGAATATAAAATCCAGTTTACCGGCCCGACCGGCACCAATGCGGTTGAAGCTGCCCTTAAGCTGGCGCGCCGTGTGAAAGGCCGTGAAAACATCATTTCCTTCACCAATGGCTTCCATGGTGTAACCTTGGGTTCGCTTGCGATTACCGGGAATGAACATCATCGTGGCGCAGCTGGCGTATCGCTTGATAATGCCGTTTCCGTTCCGTTTGACGGGTATATGGGCGATGGCGTTGATACCACCGACTATCTTGATCGCGTGCTAAGCGACAATTCAAGTGGTGTTGCCCTACCCGCCGCCATCATTGTGGAAACCGTCCAGGGTGAAGGTGGCCTGAATGCCGCCGATTTTGACTGGCTGAAAAAGGTCGAGGCCCTGTGCCGCAAGCATGACATCCTTCTGATTGTTGATGACATTCAGGCAGGTTGTGGTCGTACCGGTACGTTCTTCAGCTTTGAGCCTGCCGGGATCAAGCCGGATATGGTGACGCTGTCAAAATCGCTGTCGGGTTATGGCCTGCCGTTTGCTGTTGTGCTGATCAAGCCGGAATATGACGTTTGGCATCCGGGTGAACATAACGGCACCTTCCGCGGTAACAACCATGCCTTTGTTACGGCAACCGCAGCGCTGGAACATTTCTGGTCAGATGATGCCTTTGCCAAAAGCGTCCAGGAAAAGGCCGAATTCCTTGGCAAGCGCCTTGAGGAAATCGCCACCCGCTATGGCGACAATGGCAGCATCTATCGCAAGGGCCGTGGCCTGATGCAGGGTATCTGCTTTGAAAGCGGTGAAATCGCTGACAAAGTGACGACCGAATGCTTTGGCCGCAACCTGATCATTGAAACCAGTGGTCCGGAAGATGAAGTTGTCAAATGCCTGGTTCCGTTGATCATTTCGATGGAAGATCTGGCTTATGGTCTTGATATTCTTGAAGTGTCTACCGCCAAGATTATGGGCAAAAACGTCGTCACGGCCAAGGCTGCCGCTGAATAATATACATAAGGGGTGACGGTGCCTGCCGTCACCCGCGCCACCCTATTTTATTAAACAGATCAAAGAGTTGGAAATGATTGTTCGTACCCTGAAAGAATGTGAAGAATCCGGTCGTCGCGTTGTTGCCGATAACTGGGAAAGCACCCGCTTGTCGCTGGCCGATGATGGCATGGGTTTTTCATTTCACATCACCACCATCTATGCCGGTACGGAAACCGAAATCTGCTATGCGAACCATTTTGAAACGGTTTACTGCATTTCGGGCAATGGTGAAGTTGAAACCATTGAAGATGGCAAGAAATACAAGATCGTACCGGGTACGGTTTACATTCTGAACAAGCATGACCGCCACTATCTGCGGGGCGGCACGGAAGACATGGTTGTTGCCTGCGCATTCAACCCGCCGCTTAACGGGCGTGAAACGCACGACGAAAACGGCGTTTATCCGCTCGATGGCGAAGCACTTGCCAGCTAATGGCCTTTTGGATGGGGCAGGAATGACATTGCATCCCTGCCCCATCCCGCACGACGAGAAACTTTAAAGGAAACGGCCCCCAAAGGAGGCACCATGGTTTCAGCCCGTAAACAAGCGGATGCCGGACATAGCGTCCACAAGATCGGTGGAACGTCCATGACGCAGGTTCAGGCTGTGATGGATAATATTCTGGTTGGTGATCGCGACGAGAGCGATCTTTATAACCGGATTTTCGTTGTTTCGGCCTATGGCGGATTTACCGACCTGCTGCTTGAAAACAAGAAAACCGGCGAGGCCGGCGTTTATCAACTTTATGCCGGTTCGGAAACCGACTGGGCATGGGGTGATGCGCTTAACAAGGTCGCCGATCGAATGTGCGCCCTGAATGAAGAAATCTTCCAGGATCAGAATGACCTGAAACTGGCAAATTCCTTTGTCCAGGAACGCGTTGAAGGCACGCGTAGCTGCCTGATGGATTTGCATCGCCTATGCAGCTTTGGCCATTTCAAGCTGGAAAAGCATTTGCTGACCGTGCGTGAAATGCTAAGCGCCATCGGCGAAGCCCATAGCGCGCACAACACCATGCTTCTGTTGCGTGGCAAAGGCGTGAATGCGGTATTTGCCGACCTGTCTGGTTGGCGCGAACCCGAAGCATCGACACTTGATGAACGCATCAACAGCGTTTTTGAAAATATCGATGTCAAATCGCAAATGCCGATCGTGACCGGGTATGCCCAGTGCAGCGAAGGCTTGATGAGCATTTATGGCCGCGGCTATAGCGAAGTGACCTTTTCGCGTATTGCCTGCCTGACGGGGGCGCATGAAGCCATCATTCACAAGGAATTCCACCTGAGCAGTGCCGACCCGCGCATTGTTGGTGAAGATGCCGTGCGCCCGATTGGCCGTACCAGCTATGACGTTGCTGATCAGCTTTCAAATATGGGTATGGAGGCCATTCATCCGCGTGCTGCCAAAGGCTTGCGCCAGAATGGTATTCCGCTGCGCATTGCCAACACGTTTGAGCCGGAACATCCGGGTACCGTGATTGACGATGACTTTCATCCTGATGAAAGCCGCGTCGAGATCGTTACCGGTATTGGCACGTCGTTCGAGATCGAGGTGTTCAACCAGGATATGGTTGGTGTACCGGGTGCCGAAGAAGAAGTGCTGAGCGTTCTGAAACGTTACAAGGTTCCGACCGTTACCAAGAACCTGAATGCGAATACCATTACGCATTATGTTTCGGCACCGCTTAAGCAGATCCGTCGCTGCGTGGAAGAAATTGAGAGCCGCCAGCCGGAGGCATCGGTTAAAACCCGCAAGGTAGCGATTGTATCGGTCATTGGTGCAAATATCAGCCAGCCGGGCCTGTTTGCCCGTGCGGTCAGTATTCTTGATGATGCTGGTGTTGAACTGGTTGCCAGCCATTCGCCCAGCCGCCGTGTTGATTTGCAGTTTGTTGTTGCCGAAGGCGACTTCAACAAGGCGATCATCGCCCTGCATCGCGGCCTGGTGGAAGGCAAAAAATCAGCCACCGCCACCAAGACCAAAAACAGCAAGGATGATGGCGACAATGTTGGTGAACTGGCTGCGGCCTGACGCCAACACCCTGTTCACATCATGCTGAATTTAAAGGCCCGCAGATGATTTTGCGGGCCTTTTTTGTATCTGGCCTTTGTGTGACTTGAAGTCAGTCAAAGATCACGGTACCAGCAATAACCCCGTTCTTTTGCATCATCCCCGAACCAAGCGGAGCCCAGCCCATGTCAGCCACCAGCAACCGCCCTGCCATTGACCAGTTATTGCAGGTCATGAAGCAATTGCGTGATCCCGAAAATGGCTGCCCGTGGGACATTGAACAGGATTTTTCCACCATCGCCCCCTACACCATCGAAGAAGCCTATGAAGTGGCGGATGCGATTGCCAATAACGATATGGTGGAGTTGCGTGAAGAACTGGGTGATTTGCTGTTGCAGGTGGTTTTTCATTCGCAAATGGCTGAAGAACAAAAACTGTTTTCGTTCAACGATGTTGCCCAAAGCATCAATGATAAAATGATTGCCCGGCACCCGCATGTGTTTGGCGAAATTGATGCCAAAACCGCCGATCATGTTAATCAGAACTGGGAAAAGCTGAAAGCCGCCGAACGCCAGCGCAAGGCGGACCGCAAAGGCAATGAAACGCCAAGCGCGCTTGATGGTGTGGCATCCGCCCTGCCAGCGCTGATGCGGGCCGAAAAACTGACGAAGCGTGCGGCACGTGTTGGATTTGACTGGCCCGATATTGAACAGGTGTTTGACAAGCTGAGTGAAGAGATCGGTGAATTGCGCGCCGAGCTGACAGAAAACCCGGTGCAGGACCGCCTGGAGGATGAATTGGGCGACATGCTGTTTGTGATGGCAAATCTTGCCCGCAAAATGCAGGTGGACCCGGAAGTTGCCCTGCGCCGTGCGAACCACAAATTCACCCGGCGCTTTCAATTCATCGAAAAGGAGTTGGCCGGGCGCGGCAAAACACCGGGGCAGTCCAGCCTTGAGGAAATGGATGCACTTTGGAATGCAGCCAAGGTCGAAGAACGAAAAACAACTACCAAACCGCAGGAATAATTTTCACATTCCACTTTCAACAAATACCACAATGCATTGTTTTATTTAAATGATGAGGCCTTTTTATAAATGACAGCCAGTTACGTCGCCATTGTCCTGCTGGGGGCGTTCGCTGGTGGGTTTGTAAATGGCTTGGCCGGGTTTGGTACGGGCCTTGTGGCACTGGGCATCTGGCTTCATGTGATTGATCCGCTTTATGGCGCACCACTGGTGGCGATTTGTTCTGTTGCCGGGCAGTTGCAAACATTGCCGGCAATCTGGCATGCGGTGAATATCCGCCGGTTATTGCCAATGCTGGTGGGCGGGGTTTTGGGTATTCCAGTTGGTATCCTGCTTTTGGGGCATATGGCGCCGGATCTGTTTCGCCTGTCCCTGGGGCTGTTTTTGATCGCCTTTGCCATTTTCATGATGTTCAACCGGTCACTACCGGCGATGCGTTGGGGCAGCAAAAAGACCGAAGGCATGGTGGGGTTTTGTGGCGGGATATTGGGTGGTCTGGCGGGGCTTTCCGGGCCGCTGCCAACCATATGGGTAACCCTCAAACGCTGGGAAAAGGATGAACGGCGCAGCGTTTTTCAGATGTTCAATTTGACCATTCTGGCCTGTGTTGCCATTTCACATCTAGCAATTGACGGGATAACAGTTGCGTTTTCCCAATTGGTGTTAATCGCCCTGCCCGGCACATTTGTTGGTGCCTTTGCGGGCATCCGGCTTTATCGACGGTTAAACGACCATCGTTATAATCTGCTGGTTCTGATTATGCTGGCGATATCCGGGATAACACTGGTGGTTTCGGAAATCGGCTAACATATAGCTTAGCTGGCTTTCTTTCCAAACACGGGCAAAAGCAACGTATTCACCTCATCCCACAGCTCGGCCGAGGATGCGCAGATCAATGCCGGGCCATCACCATTTGCCTGATAATCACGAAATACGCCATCAATCGAAATATAACGGGCAATACCGCCAGCCTCGCTGACCAATAAGGTGCCAGGGGCATGATCCCACGGTTTAAGGGTCCTATAGGCGCAAAAATCGTAATTACCCTGGGCGATATCCTCATATTCGGCGCCACAGCAGGAATAGTGCGATAGTTTTTCAAAAAAATTATGATGCCCGTGCGCCTTTACCAGCCGGTCGCGGGCATAGGAAATAAGGAAGCCACGGGCTGATGCAGCAGACGTAACATCACTGCGAACCGTGACCTGTTTTCCATTATGGAAGGTGCCACTGCCCTTTTCCGCAACGGTGACATCACCCGTGATCGGGTCCACGATCCAGGCGGCGATGGTAACGCCATCGCGATAAAGAGCCAGCATGGATCGAAACGGTTGGCGCTGATGGGCAAAGTTTTTCGTGCCATCCACCGGGTCAATGATCCAGATTGGGGCATTGTCAGCAAAAACACGGCCCTGCAAACCAGCATCATGGTGGGCGGCTTCCTCGCCCAGCGCGACACTGCCCGGAAGCAGTGCCGTTAATCGCTGGGTCAGGATGCGTTCTGCCTCGGTATCGGCAATGGTTACCAGATCCTGGGCATGGGTTTTGATGTCGATATCACCGGCATCAAGCTGTCCGAATCGTGGCGCAATTTCCTCGGCGGCGACTTCACGGATAATGGTTGTTACCTTGTCTATATCCGGTGTCATCACATCGGTTTTCCTGCGTTGTTTTCGGGTTAGAGGGAATAAAGTTCCAGTCCGTTTTTCTGGCACCAGTCCTCGAACCGACCGAGACGTGTTTCATCAAGGCGGATTTCAATACTGATACCGTCATTGCCTTCAATGCGGTTCAAAACCTCACCCTGCTGATAAAGCCCGGCCAGGGCCTTACCATTGGCATAAGGTACCAGAACCTGAAAGACCGGCATTTCAGCCGTCAGACGGTTTTCAACCAGACGCAACAGATTATCGCAGTTTTCGCCTGTCAGGGCCGAAACGACGATGGTGTTGTCCTGGCGGCTGCTTTGTTCAAGCACGGCAAGGCGGTCTTCTTCATCAAGAAGATCGGCCTTGTTCATGGCTTCAACCAGTTCAGCCCCGTCAATCACCTGCTGCAGCCCCAGTTCCTTGAGAACTTCAAGCACGTCCTGCTTTTGCGCATCGGTTTCAGGTGATGAAGCATCACGCACATGCACAATCAGATCGGCTTCCAGCACTTCTTCCAGGGTTGCACGGAAGGCGGCAACAAGGTCGTGCGGCAGATCGGAAACGAAACCCACCGTGTCAGACAGGATCACCTTGCGGCCGCTGGGAAGTTCCAGCCCGCGCATGGTGGGGTCCAGTGTGGCAAACAGCATGTCTTCGGCAAAAACCTCGGACTGGGTCAGCCGGTTAAACAGCGTTGATTTCCCGGCATTGGTATAACCAACCAGGGCGACAATCGGATAAGGAACGCGACGGCGTGCCTTGCGGTGCAAATCACGGGTCCGTTTCACTTCCTCAAGTTCGCGACGCAGCTTTGCCAGCTTGTCACCGATCAGGCGGCGGTCAATTTCGATCTGTCTTTCACCCGGGCCAGCCAAAAAGCCACGGCCACCACGCTGGCGTTCAAGGTGCGTCCATGTACGCACCAGACGCGAACGCTGATAGCTTAGCAGCGCAAGCTGAACCTGCAGGCTGCCTTCACGGGTTTGCGCACGGTTTGCAAAGATCTCGAGGATCAGGCCGGTGCGGTCAATGACCTTGGCCTTCCATGCGCGTTCAAGGTTACGTTGCTGAATAGGTGTCAACTGGCCATTGACCATAACCAGATCGGCTTCTTCGTCACGGATCCAGTCGCCGATTTTTTCGACGGTTCCTGTCCCGAAAAGCGTTGCCGGGCGTGGCTTTGCCACCGAGACGATTTCCGCCCCGGCCACATCAAAGTCAAGCGCACCTGTCAGATTTACGGCTTCGTCCAGACGCGACTGTGCGTCACGCCAAACCGAAGCGGCGTCCATACGTTTGGGATCCGGGTGGATCACCAAGACGCGGGGGCGAGCGTCTTTATCGTCCACCCCCGATGTCAAAGTTTCGTCAGCTATTTTCTTCGTCCGTTGCAGGCTGGCTTGGATCAAACAGTTTAATGGGCGTCGTCGGCATTACCGTCGAAATCGCGTGTTTGTAAACAAGCTGTGTGTGGGCATCGCGCCGCAGCAAAACAGAAAAATTGTCAAACCAGGTAATGATACCCTGAAGTTTAACTCCGTTGACCAGAAATACGGTAACCGGCGTTTTGTTTTTACGGCAATAATTCAGGAATACGTCCTGAACATTTTGTGATTTTTCCGCCATTGGTTAGACCTAGCCTTCTTTTATGAGCGTTTTTTTGGTTTTGGGCGGCCAAGGAAAATACCGAACCGATAACCCCTTGTGGAAGTTACGGTTCGCGTCCCACCTTCTTATGACCTGGTGAAACTATAAGGCTTTCCTTAAGTGTTTTACAACCCCTGCAAGCTCTTCGCAATCAGGGAAATGCCAATCAGGGCAAAAAGCAGCCGTTTCCGCGGCATCGGCACCACCTGTGACCTCGTCACCAACGATAATGGCAACGGCGCCAGCATTGCGCGCGCACTGGATATCAACGACGCTATCGCCGACAAACCACAGAGTCCCACCTTGCATTGCAGCATTTTCACCCAAAGCCATATGAACCGGGTCCAAAGCGGGCTTATCCTGCGGTGCATCTGTTGCCCCAACCTGTTCGCCAAAAAAATGGCTCCAGTCCAGATGGGCGACCTCGGCCCGGAGAAAATCGCCATGCTTGTTGCTGACAATCGCGGTGTAAATCCCTGCTTCTTTCAGGGCCAGCAAAAGATCATGCGCGCCTTTGAGGGGCTGCAGTTTTTCAAGATGGATCCGGTGGAAATGTTCGTAAAAGCGGTCTTTGGCTTTTTCCCAATCATCCCCGAACAGGGCTGGAAAACTGTCACGCAGCGACCGGGCAACACGAATATGGGCTTCTTCCATGGTCCAGCGTTCAAGGCCGTAATCATCAAATGTCAAATTCAGCGCAACGAGAATCGGACCCCAGCTATCAACAAGGGTATTGTCCCAATCAAACAGGACGGCATCAGGGCGCGTAAGTTCTGGTTTTGACATTGTAATAATTTCAGTTTGCTGGAAGGAAAAACACTGCCCTGCCCGATAATGACGGTTTATCGCAGGACGGGGAAACCGGGCTATCACCCCTGCCCGGCACGGATTTGTTCAGCCACCGTTTTTGGCGGCATCCGCCAATTGTTCCATCGCGTCAAAATAGGCATCACGCAATGTTTTGGCGACCGGGCCCATTTCACCATTGCTGATCGCAACATTGTCAATTTTCCAAACCGGCATGACAAAGGTCGAAGCGCTGGAAACAAAGGCTTCACGCGCGTTTTGGGCTTCTTCAACGGTGAAGGGGCGCTCTTCAAAACGAAAACCGTTTTCCCGGGCAAATTCCAGGATCGCCATGCGCGTGATACCGCGCAGGATGTTGTGATCTGCCTGGCGGGTCACAATCACATTGTCCTTGGTCACGATCCAGGCGTTCGAGGATGCGCCTTCGGTAACATAACCATCGGCATCAACCTGCCATGCTTCAAATGCTTTGGCTTGGCGTGCCTTTTGTTTGGCAAGGGCAGCTGGCAGCAGGCCGACAGTTTTGATATCGCGCCGCGCCCAGCGCTGATCGGGTGTCGTGATAACCGTTACCGGTTTCACATCGCGCCCGGGGAACGCCTTGCTGCGCGCAGTGACCACAATGGTTGGCATTGCGGCATAGGGAAACGGAAAATCGCGCGGGGCAACACCGCGGGTCACCTGAAAATAAACCAGCCCGTCACGCACCAGATTAACCCGCACCATCCGGCGCAGCACCTGTGCCAGGGCTGCACGCGCCATGGGCATGGCAATTTGCAGCTCGGACAGCGAACGTTCAAGGCGGTCGAGATGACCTTTTTCGTCAATAAGCTGGCCTTTATAAACCGCCACCACTTCGTAAACGCCATCGGCAAACTGAAAACCACGGTCTTCAACATGAACGGATGCTTCTGAATGCGGGACATAGCGTCCATTCACATAGGCAATGCGCGACATTTAATAATTCCCGGATAAATCAATGTGGTGGCGGTTGTTTTAAAAGCTGGTTTGAAAACGCTATCTGCTGGCAGGTTAGAAATATTCCAGCCGGACAGCAAACATCTTTTCAACCTTTTTGATCTGTTCGGACCCGGCAAACACAACGATACGGTCATTTGCCTCGATCACGGTATTGGCACGCGGCATGACGACCTTTTCATCGCGCAGGATCGCACCA
The window above is part of the Thalassospira marina genome. Proteins encoded here:
- a CDS encoding methyl-accepting chemotaxis protein; translated protein: MELSLRGKILCVVGVLGAGLIAKSLWDAATSWAIYQETERAATINQAADDFIRAAGSWAVERGMTAGIIGAKSKATADAVKAIQEKRKLGNDSAQSALALLPGDGLDLTRYDKAMGIVEYLRADADKMFATNTLPANGELAARWFGATTDLIMASAVLRNEAELNLLSDLPREIIQSVQLRDRLWKWAEFAGRERGYFAGIIGGGGKLSGEQISNLGEFHGTIEATQAEISFLRKGLPSDINAVVSTALKGYTDDFNPMREKIMAAGVAGNAYPMSSSDWFAAASSNIDLALRAGAAMAALIDQDIKSYQSRVLEEFIASLTITILAVIALTIGWWFTTFRLAKPFEEMVEALDHLAMGQVNVKVKARTGSDEIARLSRCVAKFCGYAVENERYKAEQEAFKRDVERQQRQILLKVADQFETEVGALSEKLNRTAEQLASQAKSVIQTSENAAQQGLTVSSGVGSTDEDVRVAAENASRLDHAIAEVADKVGAVAEKSTSAASSANEAANKVEQLNTTSAAIRDVVRLISDIAEQTNLLALNATIEAARAGEAGKGFAVVANEVKVLANQTQKATSDISQRINAMLEEISESAEAVRGIVTEVVTVQDTVQSIAVATEEQSSVANEISAAMNGTSHRMKELKSIVEQMSELATSTGKLVTNLSASADIVASDATGLKNESGRFLKEIRQ
- a CDS encoding MarR family winged helix-turn-helix transcriptional regulator, producing MDKLHDALISIRRILRASDIHAKRLGKLAGLKTSQLLVLQSLDDSGEMTVGEIAAKVNLAQASTTALVDKLQSMGLVQRARGHSDKRKVYVRLTDAAHDVLARAPMALHDRFSEKFNDLEEWEQSFLVAALQRVSTMMDAGDIDVAPLLDHEVIVEKPADGGRNA
- the ectA gene encoding diaminobutyrate acetyltransferase; translated protein: MKVATSDGKLNRKANLVIRKPKSTDGAAVNELIADCKPLDENSVYCNLLQCSHFAPTCALAELDGEVVGFVSGYLVPETPERLFIWQVAVSPKARGLKLGKRMILDILDRPVCHDVTELHTTITTSNAPSQGVFRSVARELETDVNRKVLFEREKHFDGAAASEILWQIGPFERVDVERVAA
- the ectB gene encoding diaminobutyrate--2-oxoglutarate transaminase, whose amino-acid sequence is MTVFDRLESEVQSYARSFPVTFKKAEGAWLTDTDGKRYLDFLAGAGSLNYGHNNPILQERLVDYIKANGITHGLDMHSCAKEEFLNAMESKIFKPRNMEYKIQFTGPTGTNAVEAALKLARRVKGRENIISFTNGFHGVTLGSLAITGNEHHRGAAGVSLDNAVSVPFDGYMGDGVDTTDYLDRVLSDNSSGVALPAAIIVETVQGEGGLNAADFDWLKKVEALCRKHDILLIVDDIQAGCGRTGTFFSFEPAGIKPDMVTLSKSLSGYGLPFAVVLIKPEYDVWHPGEHNGTFRGNNHAFVTATAALEHFWSDDAFAKSVQEKAEFLGKRLEEIATRYGDNGSIYRKGRGLMQGICFESGEIADKVTTECFGRNLIIETSGPEDEVVKCLVPLIISMEDLAYGLDILEVSTAKIMGKNVVTAKAAAE
- a CDS encoding ectoine synthase — encoded protein: MIVRTLKECEESGRRVVADNWESTRLSLADDGMGFSFHITTIYAGTETEICYANHFETVYCISGNGEVETIEDGKKYKIVPGTVYILNKHDRHYLRGGTEDMVVACAFNPPLNGRETHDENGVYPLDGEALAS
- a CDS encoding aspartate kinase, with protein sequence MVSARKQADAGHSVHKIGGTSMTQVQAVMDNILVGDRDESDLYNRIFVVSAYGGFTDLLLENKKTGEAGVYQLYAGSETDWAWGDALNKVADRMCALNEEIFQDQNDLKLANSFVQERVEGTRSCLMDLHRLCSFGHFKLEKHLLTVREMLSAIGEAHSAHNTMLLLRGKGVNAVFADLSGWREPEASTLDERINSVFENIDVKSQMPIVTGYAQCSEGLMSIYGRGYSEVTFSRIACLTGAHEAIIHKEFHLSSADPRIVGEDAVRPIGRTSYDVADQLSNMGMEAIHPRAAKGLRQNGIPLRIANTFEPEHPGTVIDDDFHPDESRVEIVTGIGTSFEIEVFNQDMVGVPGAEEEVLSVLKRYKVPTVTKNLNANTITHYVSAPLKQIRRCVEEIESRQPEASVKTRKVAIVSVIGANISQPGLFARAVSILDDAGVELVASHSPSRRVDLQFVVAEGDFNKAIIALHRGLVEGKKSATATKTKNSKDDGDNVGELAAA